CCCCGGCCACGGCAAGCTGGTCGTCACGTCCTATGTCCTGGCCGAGGAGGCGCGCGTGAGCCGGGCGGCGGCGATGGGCCTGCAGATCGCGGTCATGCATGTCGTCTCGGCGATCGTGATCGTCCTCTTCGCGGACCTCCTGCTGCGGCAGGGGCTCGGCCGGCCGCCGGCCGAGGTGCCCGCCGTCCGCCTGGTCAGCTACGGCCTGATCGCGGCCATCGGCCTCTGGATGCTGATCTCGGCCATCCGCGGCGGAGGGAACGGGGAAGGGCATGGCTGCGCCGCCTGCGCCCACGGCCACCGCCACGACCATAGCCACGGCCACGCCGGTCACGGCCACCACCACGACACGGGCGCGAGGGGCGGGCGACGCTCCCTCCTCGCTCTCGGCGCGGGCCTCGTGCCGTGCACCGGCTCGATCCTGATCATGCTCTACGCGCTGGCGAACGACATCCTGCTGAGCGGCGTCGTCCTGGTCGTGGCGATCGCGCTCGGCATGGCCGTCACCATGAGCGCCTTGGCCGGCGGCGCGGTGCTGGCGCGGGGTTGGCTTCTCGCCCGGATCGAGGGGCCGGGGACCGGCGTCGCGGGCCGGCGTCTCACCTTCGTCCTCCAGCTCGCGGGCGCCCTCGTGATCAGCGCGGCGGGCGGGGCGCTCCTGCTCGGAACGCTGCTCGCCGGCGCGGCCTGACCCCGTTCAGTCCAGCGTCTCGAACAGACGGCGCATGAGCCGCATGCGGGGCACGAGCGAGGAGACGTAGAGCTGCTCGTGGTCGGTGTGCGCGCCCTTGCCGAGCACGCCGAGCCCGTCCAGGGTCGGCACGAAGGACGCGGTGAAGTTGCCGTCGCTGCCGCCGCCGGTCATCGGCACCTCGCCGAGCGCGAAGCCCAGCTCGCCGGCCAGTCTCTCCGCGCGGGCGTAGAGGGCGACCGTGCCGGCGTTGCGCTCGTAGGGCGGGCGGTTCATGCCGCCTACGAGCTCGATCCGCACGTCCGGAACCCTGGGCGTCAGCGCCTCGATACGATCGACCATCACCCGCGCGGCCTCGTCGGTCGGCACGCGGAAGTCGATCTCGGCCATCGCCGCGGCGGGCACGACGTTGACGCCCGTGCCGCCGGCGACGATGCCGACATTGACGGTGACGCCGGCGGCGTAGTCGGTCATGCCTTCGAGCGCCAGGATCTGATGCGCCAGCTCGAGCACGGCGCTCCGTCCGTCCTCGTGCGACGTGCCGGAATGCGACGGACGACCGGTGAGGCGCATGACGTAGCGGCCGGTGCCCTTGCGCGACGTGACGACCTTGCCGCCATCGCGTCCCGGCTCGG
Above is a genomic segment from Geminicoccaceae bacterium SCSIO 64248 containing:
- a CDS encoding M20 family metallopeptidase, translating into MDADTMLAGIRRWVEIESHTPDHEGMAAIMALVEGSYAGAGARTERIAGRDGFGDHIVARSPWGSGKGVLVLSHLDTVHPRGTLLHQPFRVEGDVAYGPGIYDMKGGAYLAFQALGDLIREDRKTPLPIVHLFTSDEEVGSPTSRDLIESLAREARYVLVTEPGRDGGKVVTSRKGTGRYVMRLTGRPSHSGTSHEDGRSAVLELAHQILALEGMTDYAAGVTVNVGIVAGGTGVNVVPAAAMAEIDFRVPTDEAARVMVDRIEALTPRVPDVRIELVGGMNRPPYERNAGTVALYARAERLAGELGFALGEVPMTGGGSDGNFTASFVPTLDGLGVLGKGAHTDHEQLYVSSLVPRMRLMRRLFETLD